A region from the Linepithema humile isolate Giens D197 chromosome 1, Lhum_UNIL_v1.0, whole genome shotgun sequence genome encodes:
- the LOC105676668 gene encoding high affinity cAMP-specific and IBMX-insensitive 3',5'-cyclic phosphodiesterase 8 isoform X3, producing the protein MNVIHMESPPNKYFFSSEEENSLEDELFLNHFFGKTDVLDNEDQKTLSFDNNTHDDGDYLTIKGPQDLSTYLLTNTVPSIVKLLLVFSKDDQQMDILATTARRLGWSVSVAKDAEKAIELFQSRAHELVIIDHRGHRAAKGDAICRAIKSSPVYHNSVIIALVKKSYFMLDEKDHIVALNLLETGFSRALMECSHKGILINELVGIYTSSLLPRTQLAAAHALYIALDRCRDMVHVTNDKNIIQFLNKVSEKLLGYKTEEMMGRNLSEIVYYENFALMEQQLSKGREFEGNMNCKRKNNQMITINCRIIPFCTTLKKPTHYIYVYDTTYLSENSAPISPVGSPLHSPIRTSVLSNARKSSDVRSGISEGRRRSSLQKLHTLQLEAPITKVITLLSNAVTDTTNPETAAQIDKAIDILKTTELYVPHLKEDRAMYSDPVATDLVGALLSSTRTPWESRRSSSDSARISTIRAITSPTTSRMQVKNFQGPQEIVEILDRSLDWDFDIFRLEVLTDQRPLVFLGSTIMNLYQVPAKLNCDEKTIQNWLAIIEHNYNTENSYHNSTHAADVLQATARFMQSKRLKEILEPLDEVAALVAAAAHDIDHPGRSSQFLCNANNRLAILYNDLSVLESHHAALTFKLSLSDDSVNIFKNLERDTFKLLRQNVIDMILATEMTKHFEHLAKFMNVCSARIGDGQETYADSLDMSVILQPENVILVKRMMIKCADVSNPTRPLKCCIEWAKRIAEEYFNQTDEEKRLKLPVVMPMFDRMTCSIPKSQIGFVDYIINDMIEAWDVFIDMPEIVGYMRQNYEKWKEYNEQGISTLQDVENLQQHPEMQISRRSS; encoded by the exons AAGGGGCCTCAAGATCTTAgtacttatttattaacaaacacCGTTCCTAGCATCGTGAAA TTATTATTAGTCTTTAGCAAAGATGATCAGCAAATGGATATACTTGCTACTACTGCGAGAAGATTGGGATGGAGTGTGTCAGTGGCAAAAGATGCGGAAAAAGCGATAGAGCTTTTCCAAAGTCGTGCTCACGAATTAGTGATTATCGATCATAGAGGACATCGTGCTGCCAAAGGCGATGCTATTTGTAG agCAATCAAGTCAAGTCCCGTTTATCATAATTCTGTCATTATAGCACTCGTAAAAAAATC ATACTTCATGCTCGACGAGAAAGACCATATTGTGGCATTGAACTTATTAGAAACAGGTTTTAGTAGA GCACTGATGGAATGTTCACATAaaggtatattaataaatgaattagtTGGTATATATACTAGCTCATTGTTGCCCAGAACTCAACTTGCCGCAGCACATGCATTATATATTGCACTTGACAGGTGTCGCGATATGGTGCATGTGACCAATGATAAGAACATTATACag tttctaaaTAAAGTGAGCGAAAAATTGTTAGGATACAAGACAGAGGAAATGATGGGAAGAAATCTCTCAGAGATAgtatattacgaaaatttcGCTCTCATGGAACAACAATTGAGTAAAGGTCGAGAATTTGAAGGAAATATGAAttgcaaaaggaaaaacaATCAAATGATTACGATTAATTGTAGGATAATTCCGTTCTGCACTACACTAAA aaAGCCAACTcattatatatacgtatacgaTACTACATATCTATCAGAAAATTCAGCGCCAATAAGTCCAGTTGGTAGCCCATTGCATTCTCCTATTAGAACAAGTGTATTATCGAACGCACGGAAATCTTCGGATGTTAGATCTGGTATAAGCGAAG GCCGTAGGCGGTCTAGcttgcaaaaattgcatacCTTGCAATTAGAGGCTCCTATTACTAAAGTTATCACGCTCCTTTCAAATGCAGTCACAGATACAACTAATCCAGAAACAGCAGCGCAGATTGATAAA GCAATCGATATCTTAAAGACGACGGAACTTTACGTGCCGCATCTTAAAGAAGATAGAGCGATGTACAGCGATCCAGTTGCGACGGATCTCGTTGGTGCATTACTTTCC TCTACGCGCACACCATGGGAGTCTAGAAGATCGTCGTCGGATTCCGCAAGAATATCTACTATCAGAGCTATCACAAGCCCAACCACTTCGCGGATGcaggtaaaaaattttcaaggaCCGCAGGAAATCGTGGAGATATTGGATAGAAGCCTCGATTGggattttgatatatttagaCTCGAAGTTTTAACGGATCAAAG GCCACTTGTTTTTCTGGGATCGACTATTATGAATCTGTACCAAGTGCCTGCTAAGTTGAATTGCGATGAGAAAACTATACAAAATTGGTTGGCCATTATCGAGCACAATTATAATACTGAGAACAGTTACCATAATTCAACGCATGCCGCTGATGTCTTGCAAGCGACCGCGAGATTCATGCAATCAAAGAGACTCAAGGAAATTTTAGAGCCCTTAGACGAGGTTGCTGCTTTAGTCGCCGCCGCAGCGCATGATATCGATCATCCTGGACGATCCAG TCAGTTTCTCTGCAACGCCAATAATCGTTTGGCAATACTTTACAATGATCTGTCGGTTCTCGAGTCACATCACGCAgctttaacatttaaattatcattatccGATGAcagtgtaaatatttttaaa AATCTGGAGCGAGACACGTTTAAGCTGTTGCGACAAAATGTCATTGACATGATTCTGGCAACCGAAATGACAAAGCACTTCGAGCATCTGGCGAAATTTATGAACGTCTGCAGCGCAAGAATTGGTGACGGTCAAGAG aCTTATGCAGATTCTTTAGACATGTCTGTGATATTGCAACCAGAGAATGTAATACTTGTTAAAAGAATGATGATCAAATGCGCGGACGTATCTAATCCTACGCGGCCACTAAAGTGTTGCATCGAATGGGCGAAACGAATCGCCGAGGAATATTTTAATCAG ACCGATGAAGAGAAAAGATTAAAGTTGCCAGTCGTAATGCCAATGTTCGATAGAATGACGTGTTCAATACCGAAATCGCAAATTGGTTTCGTCGATTATATCATCAATGATATGATTGAAGCTTGGGATG TGTTTATCGACATGCCGGAAATAGTGGGCTATATGCGGCAAAACTATGAGAAGTGGAAAGAGTATAAT GAACAAGGTATATCCACTCTGCAGGACGTCGAGAACCTACAGCAACATCCCGAAATGCAAATATCGCGACGATCTTCGTGA
- the LOC105676668 gene encoding high affinity cAMP-specific and IBMX-insensitive 3',5'-cyclic phosphodiesterase 8 isoform X2 gives MNRQQTLPVLYIYGDTDDNNVHNEESRTWYNNILDAMCWRMQKNSAKNRMHVPELTPQLKTRIRKGPQDLSTYLLTNTVPSIVKLLLVFSKDDQQMDILATTARRLGWSVSVAKDAEKAIELFQSRAHELVIIDHRGHRAAKGDAICRAIKSSPVYHNSVIIALVKKSYFMLDEKDHIVALNLLETGFSRALMECSHKGILINELVGIYTSSLLPRTQLAAAHALYIALDRCRDMVHVTNDKNIIQFLNKVSEKLLGYKTEEMMGRNLSEIVYYENFALMEQQLSKGREFEGNMNCKRKNNQMITINCRIIPFCTTLKKPTHYIYVYDTTYLSENSAPISPVGSPLHSPIRTSVLSNARKSSDVRSGISEGRRRSSLQKLHTLQLEAPITKVITLLSNAVTDTTNPETAAQIDKAIDILKTTELYVPHLKEDRAMYSDPVATDLVGALLSSTRTPWESRRSSSDSARISTIRAITSPTTSRMQVKNFQGPQEIVEILDRSLDWDFDIFRLEVLTDQRPLVFLGSTIMNLYQVPAKLNCDEKTIQNWLAIIEHNYNTENSYHNSTHAADVLQATARFMQSKRLKEILEPLDEVAALVAAAAHDIDHPGRSSQFLCNANNRLAILYNDLSVLESHHAALTFKLSLSDDSVNIFKNLERDTFKLLRQNVIDMILATEMTKHFEHLAKFMNVCSARIGDGQETYADSLDMSVILQPENVILVKRMMIKCADVSNPTRPLKCCIEWAKRIAEEYFNQTDEEKRLKLPVVMPMFDRMTCSIPKSQIGFVDYIINDMIEAWDVFIDMPEIVGYMRQNYEKWKEYNEQGISTLQDVENLQQHPEMQISRRSS, from the exons ATGAATAGACAACAGACTCTACCGGTGCTCTATATCTACGGTGATACCGACGACAACAATGTTCATAATGAAGAGTCGCGGACATGGTATAACAACATCCTCGATGCCATGTGTTGGCGTATGCAAAAAAACAGTGCTAAGAATAGAATGCACGTGCCTGAGTTGACACCTCAATTAAAGACACGCATTAGG AAGGGGCCTCAAGATCTTAgtacttatttattaacaaacacCGTTCCTAGCATCGTGAAA TTATTATTAGTCTTTAGCAAAGATGATCAGCAAATGGATATACTTGCTACTACTGCGAGAAGATTGGGATGGAGTGTGTCAGTGGCAAAAGATGCGGAAAAAGCGATAGAGCTTTTCCAAAGTCGTGCTCACGAATTAGTGATTATCGATCATAGAGGACATCGTGCTGCCAAAGGCGATGCTATTTGTAG agCAATCAAGTCAAGTCCCGTTTATCATAATTCTGTCATTATAGCACTCGTAAAAAAATC ATACTTCATGCTCGACGAGAAAGACCATATTGTGGCATTGAACTTATTAGAAACAGGTTTTAGTAGA GCACTGATGGAATGTTCACATAaaggtatattaataaatgaattagtTGGTATATATACTAGCTCATTGTTGCCCAGAACTCAACTTGCCGCAGCACATGCATTATATATTGCACTTGACAGGTGTCGCGATATGGTGCATGTGACCAATGATAAGAACATTATACag tttctaaaTAAAGTGAGCGAAAAATTGTTAGGATACAAGACAGAGGAAATGATGGGAAGAAATCTCTCAGAGATAgtatattacgaaaatttcGCTCTCATGGAACAACAATTGAGTAAAGGTCGAGAATTTGAAGGAAATATGAAttgcaaaaggaaaaacaATCAAATGATTACGATTAATTGTAGGATAATTCCGTTCTGCACTACACTAAA aaAGCCAACTcattatatatacgtatacgaTACTACATATCTATCAGAAAATTCAGCGCCAATAAGTCCAGTTGGTAGCCCATTGCATTCTCCTATTAGAACAAGTGTATTATCGAACGCACGGAAATCTTCGGATGTTAGATCTGGTATAAGCGAAG GCCGTAGGCGGTCTAGcttgcaaaaattgcatacCTTGCAATTAGAGGCTCCTATTACTAAAGTTATCACGCTCCTTTCAAATGCAGTCACAGATACAACTAATCCAGAAACAGCAGCGCAGATTGATAAA GCAATCGATATCTTAAAGACGACGGAACTTTACGTGCCGCATCTTAAAGAAGATAGAGCGATGTACAGCGATCCAGTTGCGACGGATCTCGTTGGTGCATTACTTTCC TCTACGCGCACACCATGGGAGTCTAGAAGATCGTCGTCGGATTCCGCAAGAATATCTACTATCAGAGCTATCACAAGCCCAACCACTTCGCGGATGcaggtaaaaaattttcaaggaCCGCAGGAAATCGTGGAGATATTGGATAGAAGCCTCGATTGggattttgatatatttagaCTCGAAGTTTTAACGGATCAAAG GCCACTTGTTTTTCTGGGATCGACTATTATGAATCTGTACCAAGTGCCTGCTAAGTTGAATTGCGATGAGAAAACTATACAAAATTGGTTGGCCATTATCGAGCACAATTATAATACTGAGAACAGTTACCATAATTCAACGCATGCCGCTGATGTCTTGCAAGCGACCGCGAGATTCATGCAATCAAAGAGACTCAAGGAAATTTTAGAGCCCTTAGACGAGGTTGCTGCTTTAGTCGCCGCCGCAGCGCATGATATCGATCATCCTGGACGATCCAG TCAGTTTCTCTGCAACGCCAATAATCGTTTGGCAATACTTTACAATGATCTGTCGGTTCTCGAGTCACATCACGCAgctttaacatttaaattatcattatccGATGAcagtgtaaatatttttaaa AATCTGGAGCGAGACACGTTTAAGCTGTTGCGACAAAATGTCATTGACATGATTCTGGCAACCGAAATGACAAAGCACTTCGAGCATCTGGCGAAATTTATGAACGTCTGCAGCGCAAGAATTGGTGACGGTCAAGAG aCTTATGCAGATTCTTTAGACATGTCTGTGATATTGCAACCAGAGAATGTAATACTTGTTAAAAGAATGATGATCAAATGCGCGGACGTATCTAATCCTACGCGGCCACTAAAGTGTTGCATCGAATGGGCGAAACGAATCGCCGAGGAATATTTTAATCAG ACCGATGAAGAGAAAAGATTAAAGTTGCCAGTCGTAATGCCAATGTTCGATAGAATGACGTGTTCAATACCGAAATCGCAAATTGGTTTCGTCGATTATATCATCAATGATATGATTGAAGCTTGGGATG TGTTTATCGACATGCCGGAAATAGTGGGCTATATGCGGCAAAACTATGAGAAGTGGAAAGAGTATAAT GAACAAGGTATATCCACTCTGCAGGACGTCGAGAACCTACAGCAACATCCCGAAATGCAAATATCGCGACGATCTTCGTGA